The following are encoded together in the Streptomyces rapamycinicus NRRL 5491 genome:
- a CDS encoding TAXI family TRAP transporter solute-binding subunit, which yields MALTLPRLDRRRALQSAAAGLVALGLLLWWLLASGGGPSPSGRVTFATGVSTGVYDTYGRMLEQDLARDLPDVDVRLEQSRGSPDNVERLARGRATFAIAATDAVAAYRGEGAGRLRACARLYDDYMQLVVPRGSSVRSARDLKHLRVGVGGDGSGVQLITRALIKAAGLDFHRDIRAERVGIDTMPRLLRQGKLDAFFWSGGLPTTAVRTLAHAYPIRLVQLGDLTGPLHRQGGVTRYYRAATVPADAYEEIRRPEPVKTIAVPNLLVTTDRVAPGLAEGVTRTVIENRDRIGAKVHAAQKVDLRTAVFTDPLALHKGAARYYRSVKP from the coding sequence ATGGCCCTCACCCTTCCGCGCCTGGACCGGCGCCGTGCCCTGCAGTCCGCCGCCGCGGGCCTCGTCGCCCTCGGGCTGCTGCTGTGGTGGCTGCTGGCGTCGGGCGGTGGCCCCTCGCCCAGCGGCCGGGTGACGTTCGCGACGGGGGTCTCCACCGGGGTCTACGACACCTACGGCCGGATGCTCGAGCAGGACCTCGCCCGGGACCTCCCCGATGTCGATGTGCGGCTGGAGCAGTCCAGGGGGTCCCCGGACAACGTCGAGCGGCTGGCCCGGGGCAGGGCCACCTTCGCCATCGCCGCCACCGACGCCGTCGCCGCCTACCGGGGCGAGGGAGCGGGGCGGCTGCGGGCCTGTGCCCGGCTGTACGACGACTACATGCAGTTGGTCGTGCCGAGGGGCTCGTCCGTACGGTCGGCCCGCGATCTGAAGCATCTGCGCGTGGGCGTGGGCGGCGACGGCTCGGGGGTGCAGCTGATCACCCGGGCGCTGATCAAGGCCGCCGGGCTCGACTTCCACCGGGACATCCGGGCGGAGCGGGTCGGCATCGACACCATGCCGAGGCTGCTGCGGCAGGGCAAGCTCGACGCCTTCTTCTGGTCGGGCGGGCTGCCGACCACCGCGGTGCGCACCCTGGCCCACGCCTACCCGATCCGGCTCGTCCAGCTCGGCGACCTCACCGGCCCGCTGCACCGGCAGGGCGGGGTGACGCGCTACTACCGGGCGGCCACCGTGCCCGCCGACGCGTACGAGGAGATACGCAGGCCGGAGCCGGTCAAGACGATCGCCGTACCGAATCTCCTGGTCACCACGGACCGGGTGGCCCCCGGTCTGGCCGAGGGCGTCACCCGTACGGTGATAGAGAACCGGGACCGCATCGGGGCGAAGGTGCACGCCGCCCAGAAGGTGGACCTGCGAACCGCCGTCTTCACCGATCCCCTCGCCCTTCACAAGGGCGCGGCGCGCTATTACCGCTCGGTCAAGCCGTAG
- a CDS encoding class I SAM-dependent methyltransferase — protein sequence MTVKNGRRWNHNIHYHPRILQAVPDGAQHALDVGCGEGMLARALRRTVPHVTGIDLDAAGIDQGRAYGDDVDYVLGDFLSHPFEPASFDVIASVATLHHMDAATGLARMRDLLRPGGALAVVGLARNSMPRDLPHVLAAVAVGKVHSARKGYWQHPSPVVWPPQVTYPEMRALAAELLPGSRYRRHVLWRYSIVWRKPRD from the coding sequence ATGACAGTGAAGAACGGCAGGCGGTGGAACCACAACATCCACTACCACCCCCGCATCCTCCAGGCGGTCCCCGATGGCGCCCAGCACGCCCTCGACGTCGGCTGCGGCGAGGGCATGCTCGCCCGCGCGCTCCGGCGGACCGTGCCGCACGTCACCGGGATCGACCTCGACGCGGCCGGCATCGATCAGGGACGTGCGTACGGGGACGACGTCGACTACGTCCTCGGCGACTTCCTGAGCCATCCCTTCGAGCCCGCCTCGTTCGACGTCATCGCGTCCGTGGCCACCCTGCACCACATGGACGCCGCCACCGGACTGGCCCGTATGCGCGACCTACTGCGGCCCGGCGGGGCCCTGGCCGTCGTCGGTCTCGCCCGGAACTCCATGCCCAGGGATCTGCCGCACGTCCTCGCCGCCGTGGCCGTCGGTAAGGTCCACAGCGCCAGGAAGGGGTACTGGCAGCACCCGTCCCCCGTCGTATGGCCGCCGCAGGTGACCTATCCGGAGATGCGGGCCCTGGCCGCCGAGCTCCTGCCCGGCTCGCGGTACCGCCGTCACGTCCTGTGGCGCTACAGCATCGTCTGGCGCAAGCCGCGGGACTGA
- a CDS encoding sensor histidine kinase has protein sequence MRTRLLPLLIVLMAGVLLALGFPLAGSLAAREQQRVVVDRIDDTARFAALAQFVTAGPTGAVGAEGNERLNTLRAELRRYHDLYGIRAGVFYRDRDAPPMAEAPGGWQLPDTGESAQAFDEALAGRRSHDPPQVWPWQRGRLTVASPVVRDGDVVAVVVTDSPTGQMRSRILHGWLVIGGGECAAMLLAVGAAFRLTGWVLRPVRVLDTATHDIATGRMQSRVAAASGPPELRRLARSFNEMADNVEQVLEQQRAFVADASHQLRNPLSALLLRIELLALELPDGHEEIASVRAEGKRLASVLDDLLDLALAEHSAADLRLTDIAELATDRVDAWLPVAEREEVGLAYTGPAAITGWADPVALSSALDAVVDNALKFTPEGAHVEVSARTEGDTVAIVVADGGPGLTEDELARIGDRFWRSGRHQNVSGSGLGLSITRALLSAGGGTIDYAPNEPCGLCVTITVPRSGPGETVTTVRT, from the coding sequence GTGCGCACTCGGCTCCTCCCCCTCCTCATCGTCCTCATGGCGGGCGTGCTTCTCGCGCTCGGCTTCCCGCTCGCCGGGAGCCTGGCCGCCAGGGAGCAGCAGCGCGTGGTCGTCGACCGGATCGACGACACCGCGCGGTTCGCCGCGCTCGCCCAGTTCGTCACCGCCGGGCCCACGGGAGCGGTGGGCGCCGAGGGGAACGAGCGGCTGAACACCCTGCGCGCCGAGCTCAGGCGCTACCACGACCTGTACGGCATCCGGGCCGGGGTCTTCTACCGGGACCGGGACGCACCGCCCATGGCCGAGGCGCCCGGCGGCTGGCAGCTGCCGGACACGGGCGAGAGCGCCCAGGCGTTCGACGAGGCGCTCGCCGGGCGCCGGAGCCACGATCCGCCCCAGGTGTGGCCCTGGCAGCGGGGCAGGCTCACCGTGGCGTCCCCTGTGGTCCGCGACGGGGACGTGGTGGCCGTGGTCGTCACCGACTCGCCCACCGGCCAGATGCGGTCGCGGATCCTGCACGGCTGGCTGGTGATCGGCGGGGGCGAATGCGCCGCGATGCTGCTGGCCGTCGGCGCCGCCTTCCGGCTCACCGGATGGGTGCTGCGGCCCGTACGCGTCCTGGACACCGCGACCCACGACATCGCGACCGGGCGGATGCAGTCACGCGTCGCGGCCGCCTCCGGGCCCCCGGAGCTGCGGCGGCTGGCCCGCTCGTTCAACGAGATGGCCGACAACGTCGAGCAAGTCCTGGAGCAGCAGCGGGCGTTCGTCGCCGACGCCTCCCACCAGCTGCGCAATCCGCTCTCCGCGCTGTTGCTGCGCATCGAGCTGCTGGCGCTGGAGCTGCCGGACGGCCATGAGGAGATCGCCTCGGTGCGTGCGGAGGGCAAGCGCCTGGCCAGCGTCCTGGACGATCTGCTCGACCTCGCCCTGGCCGAGCACTCCGCCGCGGATCTGCGGCTCACCGATATCGCGGAGCTGGCCACCGACCGGGTGGACGCCTGGCTTCCGGTGGCCGAGCGGGAGGAGGTCGGGCTCGCCTACACCGGCCCCGCGGCCATCACGGGCTGGGCCGACCCGGTGGCCCTGTCCAGCGCGCTGGACGCCGTCGTCGACAACGCCCTGAAGTTCACGCCCGAGGGGGCGCATGTGGAGGTCTCGGCGCGGACGGAGGGCGACACCGTGGCGATCGTCGTCGCCGACGGCGGCCCGGGCCTCACGGAGGACGAACTCGCCCGCATCGGCGACCGCTTCTGGCGCAGCGGCCGCCACCAGAACGTCTCGGGCTCGGGTCTGGGCCTGTCCATCACCCGCGCGCTGCTCTCGGCTGGCGGGGGCACGATCGATTACGCGCCCAACGAGCCCTGTGGTCTGTGCGTGACCATCACGGTGCCGCGGTCGGGGCCCGGTGAGACCGTGACGACCGTAAGGACGTGA
- a CDS encoding response regulator transcription factor translates to MRLLLVEDDNHVAAALSAMLSKHGFEVAHARSGEEALQALLPDSGAPFGVVLLDLGLPDQDGFEVCGKIRKRTATPVIMVTARADVRSRIHGLNLGADDYVVKPYDTMELLARIHAVSRRTAAHDPGHGTEESPDGFHPPLRLGPVTIELPTRQVSVNGTTISLTRKEFDLLALLAQRPGVVFRREQIISEVWRTSWEGTGRTLEVHIASLRSKLRMPALIETVRGVGYRLVAPAG, encoded by the coding sequence GTGAGACTGCTGCTCGTCGAGGACGACAACCATGTCGCCGCGGCTCTGTCCGCCATGCTCTCCAAGCACGGTTTCGAGGTCGCCCACGCCCGCAGCGGCGAGGAGGCGCTGCAGGCGCTGCTGCCGGACTCCGGCGCCCCCTTCGGCGTCGTCCTCCTCGACCTCGGCCTGCCCGACCAGGACGGTTTCGAGGTGTGCGGCAAGATCCGCAAGCGCACCGCCACTCCCGTGATCATGGTGACGGCGCGCGCCGATGTGCGCTCCCGCATACACGGACTCAACCTCGGCGCCGACGACTACGTGGTCAAGCCGTACGACACCATGGAGCTGCTCGCCCGGATCCACGCCGTCAGCCGCCGCACCGCCGCCCACGACCCGGGCCATGGCACCGAGGAGAGCCCGGACGGCTTCCATCCGCCGCTGCGGCTCGGCCCGGTGACCATCGAGCTGCCCACCCGCCAGGTCTCCGTCAACGGGACGACCATTTCGCTCACCCGTAAGGAGTTCGATCTGCTCGCCCTGCTCGCCCAGCGCCCCGGTGTGGTCTTCCGCCGGGAGCAGATCATCAGCGAGGTCTGGCGCACCAGTTGGGAAGGGACGGGGCGCACCCTGGAGGTCCACATCGCCTCCCTGCGCTCCAAGCTGCGGATGCCCGCCCTGATCGAGACGGTGCGCGGCGTGGGCTATCGCCTCGTCGCCCCGGCCGGCTGA
- a CDS encoding amino acid ABC transporter ATP-binding protein, translated as MSEVSVTKDAAPVANALVALSGVNKHFGALHVLQDIDLTISRGEVVVVIGPSGSGKSTLCRTVNRLETIDSGSITIDGKPLPQEGRELARLRADVGMVFQSFNLFAHKTVLENVMLGQIKVRKSDKKAAEEKARTLLDRVGVGAQADKYPAQLSGGQQQRVAIARALAMDPKVMLFDEPTSALDPEMINEVLEVMQQLARDGMTMVVVTHEMGFARSAANRVVFMADGRIVEEAEPEQFFNNPRSDRAKDFLSKILHH; from the coding sequence ATGAGCGAAGTATCGGTGACCAAGGACGCCGCACCGGTGGCGAACGCGTTGGTTGCGCTGTCAGGAGTCAACAAGCACTTCGGCGCGCTGCATGTGCTCCAGGACATCGACCTGACCATCAGCCGCGGCGAAGTGGTCGTCGTCATCGGGCCGTCCGGGTCCGGGAAGTCGACGCTGTGCCGCACGGTCAACCGGCTGGAGACGATCGACTCCGGCTCCATCACGATCGACGGCAAGCCGCTGCCCCAGGAGGGCAGGGAGCTCGCCAGGCTGCGTGCCGACGTCGGCATGGTCTTCCAGTCCTTCAACCTCTTCGCGCACAAGACGGTGCTCGAGAACGTGATGCTGGGCCAGATCAAGGTCCGTAAGTCGGACAAGAAGGCCGCCGAGGAGAAGGCCCGCACGCTACTCGACCGGGTCGGCGTCGGCGCCCAGGCGGACAAGTACCCCGCCCAGCTGTCCGGTGGCCAGCAGCAGCGCGTGGCGATCGCGCGCGCCCTGGCCATGGACCCGAAGGTGATGCTCTTCGACGAGCCGACCTCGGCGCTGGACCCGGAGATGATCAACGAGGTGCTGGAGGTCATGCAGCAGCTCGCCCGGGACGGCATGACGATGGTCGTCGTCACCCATGAGATGGGCTTCGCCCGCTCCGCGGCGAACCGGGTGGTCTTCATGGCCGACGGCCGGATCGTCGAAGAGGCCGAGCCGGAGCAGTTCTTCAACAACCCCCGCAGCGACCGGGCCAAGGACTTCCTGTCGAAGATCCTTCACCACTGA
- a CDS encoding glutamate ABC transporter substrate-binding protein encodes MRIRKTAAAATVVLALAATATACGGEKGNAGDKPKGGEVFSGDYTVAKDVKIDSPTLKAAQKRGKIVIGAKADQPFLGFQDTEGKRSGFDIEIAKMVAADLGFSADKISFKTVDSNVRETSISKGQVDYYVGTYTINDERKKQVGFAGPYLTAGADLLVREEDKGKITGPDSIKGKKVCSIVGSTPLQEIKKPKYGAKTTELSKYSLCVKQLLDGQVDAVTTDDAILKGYAAQRPSKLHVVGKPFTEEPYGVGMDKNDKALRDAISDSLEKHIKNGDYKKAYEGTLGKSGSSYVAPKTPLPRY; translated from the coding sequence ATGAGAATTCGTAAGACGGCCGCGGCGGCCACGGTGGTTCTCGCGCTGGCCGCGACGGCGACCGCCTGTGGCGGCGAGAAGGGCAACGCTGGGGACAAGCCGAAGGGTGGCGAGGTCTTCAGCGGCGACTACACGGTCGCGAAGGATGTGAAGATCGACTCGCCGACGCTGAAGGCGGCGCAGAAGCGCGGCAAGATCGTCATCGGCGCCAAGGCCGACCAGCCCTTCCTCGGGTTCCAGGACACCGAGGGCAAGCGCTCCGGCTTCGACATCGAGATCGCCAAGATGGTCGCCGCCGACCTCGGCTTCTCCGCGGACAAGATCAGCTTCAAGACGGTGGACTCCAACGTCCGCGAGACCTCGATCTCCAAGGGCCAGGTCGACTACTACGTCGGCACCTACACCATCAACGACGAGCGCAAGAAGCAGGTCGGCTTCGCGGGCCCGTACCTCACGGCCGGCGCCGACCTGCTGGTGCGCGAGGAGGACAAGGGCAAGATCACCGGCCCGGACAGCATCAAGGGCAAGAAGGTCTGCTCGATCGTCGGCTCCACCCCGCTCCAGGAGATCAAGAAGCCGAAGTACGGCGCCAAGACCACCGAGCTGAGCAAGTACTCGCTCTGCGTCAAGCAGCTGCTCGACGGCCAGGTCGACGCGGTCACCACCGACGACGCCATCCTCAAGGGCTACGCCGCCCAGCGCCCGAGCAAGCTGCACGTGGTCGGCAAGCCGTTCACCGAGGAGCCGTACGGCGTCGGCATGGACAAGAACGACAAGGCGCTCCGCGACGCGATCAGCGACTCGCTCGAGAAGCACATCAAGAACGGCGACTACAAGAAGGCGTACGAGGGCACGCTCGGCAAGTCCGGCTCCTCCTACGTCGCGCCGAAGACGCCGCTGCCGCGCTACTGA
- a CDS encoding amino acid ABC transporter permease, translating to MNVLLDHLPQFREGFLGTLSITAASAALALVLGVVIAGFRVSPIPPLRAFGTAWVTLLRNTPLTLLFLISFFVIPQIFFPGTSPFVLAMMALGCYTSSFVCEAVRSGINTVPLGQAEAARSLGMTFFQTLRLIVLPQATRSVIPPMSSIFIALTKNSAIAGAFSNTELFNVSKLLSDKGFAIGWIFLWIALCYLVITFAISGLFRLLENRLEVAR from the coding sequence ATGAACGTACTTCTCGATCATTTGCCCCAGTTCCGGGAGGGGTTCCTGGGAACCCTCTCCATCACGGCGGCCAGTGCGGCGCTGGCCCTCGTGCTGGGCGTCGTCATAGCCGGCTTCCGGGTGTCGCCCATACCGCCGCTGCGGGCGTTCGGGACGGCCTGGGTCACCCTGCTGCGCAACACCCCGCTGACCCTGCTGTTCCTGATCTCGTTCTTCGTGATCCCGCAGATCTTCTTCCCGGGAACGAGCCCCTTCGTCCTCGCCATGATGGCGCTGGGCTGCTACACGTCGTCCTTCGTCTGCGAGGCCGTGCGGTCCGGTATCAACACGGTGCCGCTCGGCCAGGCGGAGGCCGCCCGCAGCCTGGGGATGACCTTCTTCCAGACCCTCCGGCTGATCGTCCTCCCCCAGGCCACCCGGTCCGTGATTCCCCCCATGAGCAGCATCTTCATCGCGCTCACCAAGAACTCGGCCATCGCCGGGGCATTCAGCAACACCGAACTGTTCAATGTCTCGAAGCTGCTGAGTGACAAGGGCTTCGCGATCGGCTGGATCTTCCTGTGGATCGCGCTGTGCTACCTGGTCATCACGTTCGCCATCAGCGGTCTCTTCCGGCTGCTGGAGAACCGCCTGGAGGTGGCCCGATGA
- a CDS encoding amino acid ABC transporter permease — MSSSVLYDAPGPKARVRNRVFSVVGGLAVLGLIVFAVVRLNAKGQFAPEMWDIFNYAGVRTSIRDGVVTTLKVFAVAAVLSLALGVLLAVGRLSDHKPVRWFATGFIELFRAVPLLITIYVLWVLFLTYRSDLGLSGDNTGFWALVIGLTVYNGSVQAEVLRAGINSVPRGQREAAYALGMRKTQVMMTVLVPQAVRAMLPTIISQLVVTLKDTSLGYVITYQELLFQLQQLAGNIVVNDENPYVPVIIVGGVIYIAMCLALSALATWIERRGRRAKTGIRVADAGQPLAAADALDVVDQSATSAPNASAGKTN; from the coding sequence ATGAGCTCGAGCGTCCTGTACGACGCCCCAGGGCCCAAGGCCCGCGTCCGGAACCGCGTCTTCTCCGTCGTCGGCGGCCTGGCCGTCCTCGGGCTGATCGTCTTCGCGGTGGTGCGGCTCAACGCCAAGGGCCAGTTCGCGCCCGAGATGTGGGACATCTTCAACTACGCGGGGGTGCGGACCAGCATCCGCGACGGCGTGGTCACCACCCTGAAGGTGTTCGCGGTCGCGGCGGTCCTCTCCCTCGCCCTCGGTGTGCTGCTGGCCGTGGGCCGGCTCTCGGACCACAAGCCCGTCCGCTGGTTCGCTACCGGCTTCATCGAGCTGTTCCGGGCCGTCCCGCTGCTGATCACCATCTACGTGCTGTGGGTGCTCTTCCTGACCTACCGCTCGGACCTGGGGCTCAGCGGTGACAACACCGGCTTCTGGGCCCTGGTCATCGGCCTGACCGTCTACAACGGCTCGGTCCAGGCCGAGGTCCTGCGGGCGGGCATCAACTCGGTGCCCAGGGGCCAGCGCGAGGCCGCGTACGCCCTGGGCATGCGCAAGACCCAGGTCATGATGACGGTCCTGGTGCCGCAGGCCGTACGGGCGATGCTGCCGACCATCATCAGCCAGCTGGTGGTGACGCTGAAGGACACCTCCCTCGGCTATGTCATCACCTACCAGGAGCTGCTGTTCCAGCTTCAGCAGCTGGCCGGCAACATCGTGGTCAACGACGAGAACCCCTACGTCCCGGTGATCATCGTCGGCGGTGTCATCTACATCGCGATGTGCCTGGCCCTCTCCGCCCTCGCCACCTGGATCGAGCGGCGCGGCCGGCGCGCCAAGACCGGCATCCGGGTCGCGGACGCCGGACAGCCGCTCGCGGCCGCCGACGCGCTCGACGTCGTCGACCAGTCCGCGACCTCCGCTCCGAACGCGTCCGCGGGCAAGACGAACTGA
- a CDS encoding FAD-dependent monooxygenase, with the protein MDPVIVAGAGPVGLTLALALARLEVPVILLDESTETEESRLARTVVLRPDAAALLERLGCRVTARTRPWTGWRTMRRRQLVRQVPLTPGSLFGGPPSPERGTGGWNGGLTEAMEAPDGDAPSSEDESAPVSAPSPLHLPQHELTRALRGSLAAMGDEDLVRIVSGTRIDDLEQDDHGVGVRTRGAQATWWRGSYLVGCDGPRSTVRKLLGVRFPGRTAVERHAVAALRAELPWPGEALLHRSPPWRSIDAEVTARPLPHGLWRVDWLLPPGRDLVTPDALMVRVRDTLAGWCGESEPPYELLDTGVHTVHHRLALRWRAGRAFLAGDAAHLLGALGTQGLEEGLRDVDNLAWKLSLAWHHGASDALLDSYQAERRGAVGARLRAADQALPLVRAAGGWHAVRRTVRPGGARGHDALLTEGHLGRGPLGAPPVYDRSPLAPAAPPDGSVTVGTALGAPVADVPVTAPDGSVVRLRERLGRELLVVLVAPGTGVWDRRHWMRAGLMPRLAAAVAALPLRTELLVTEAYPGAPAHTVLLVRPDGHLAAALSGVRPSALYACADAVRGGNAARGAPAEASARR; encoded by the coding sequence ATGGACCCGGTGATCGTCGCCGGGGCGGGCCCGGTCGGCCTGACCCTGGCCCTCGCCCTCGCGCGCCTCGAGGTGCCCGTCATCCTGCTGGACGAGTCCACGGAAACCGAGGAGAGCCGTCTGGCCCGCACCGTCGTGCTGCGCCCGGACGCCGCCGCCCTGCTGGAGCGACTGGGCTGCCGGGTCACCGCCCGCACCCGGCCGTGGACCGGATGGCGCACGATGCGGCGGCGACAGCTGGTGCGGCAGGTGCCCCTCACTCCCGGCAGCCTCTTCGGCGGTCCGCCGTCGCCCGAGCGCGGCACCGGCGGCTGGAACGGCGGCCTTACGGAGGCCATGGAGGCTCCCGACGGTGACGCGCCCTCCTCCGAGGACGAGTCGGCACCGGTATCGGCGCCCTCACCGCTGCATCTGCCCCAGCACGAGCTCACCCGGGCGCTACGGGGCTCGCTGGCCGCCATGGGCGACGAAGACCTCGTCCGGATCGTCTCCGGAACCCGGATCGACGACCTGGAGCAGGACGACCACGGAGTCGGGGTGCGCACCCGGGGCGCCCAGGCCACCTGGTGGCGGGGCAGCTATCTGGTGGGCTGCGACGGGCCGCGATCCACCGTCCGCAAGCTCCTGGGCGTGCGCTTCCCAGGCCGTACGGCGGTGGAGCGGCACGCCGTCGCGGCGCTGCGCGCCGAACTCCCCTGGCCCGGCGAGGCCCTGCTGCACCGCTCCCCGCCCTGGCGCAGCATCGACGCCGAGGTCACCGCCCGGCCGCTGCCGCACGGCCTGTGGCGGGTCGACTGGCTGCTGCCGCCCGGCCGCGACCTTGTCACCCCTGACGCCCTGATGGTGCGGGTGCGCGACACCCTCGCGGGGTGGTGCGGCGAATCCGAGCCCCCCTATGAGCTGCTGGACACCGGCGTGCACACCGTGCACCACCGGCTCGCGCTGCGCTGGCGCGCCGGGCGCGCCTTCCTGGCCGGGGACGCCGCCCATCTGCTGGGCGCGCTCGGCACCCAGGGGCTCGAGGAGGGGCTGCGGGACGTCGACAACCTCGCCTGGAAGCTCTCCCTCGCCTGGCACCACGGGGCCTCGGACGCCCTGCTCGACAGCTATCAGGCGGAGCGGCGCGGAGCCGTCGGGGCCCGGCTGCGCGCGGCGGACCAGGCGCTGCCGCTGGTGCGGGCGGCCGGCGGCTGGCACGCGGTTCGGCGCACCGTGCGGCCCGGCGGGGCGCGCGGGCACGACGCGCTGCTCACCGAGGGTCACCTCGGGCGGGGTCCGCTGGGCGCGCCACCCGTCTACGACCGTTCGCCGCTGGCCCCGGCCGCGCCGCCGGACGGCTCGGTCACGGTGGGCACGGCGCTGGGGGCGCCGGTCGCCGATGTGCCGGTGACCGCGCCGGACGGTTCGGTCGTACGGCTGCGGGAGCGGCTCGGCCGGGAGCTACTGGTGGTGCTGGTCGCCCCCGGCACCGGGGTGTGGGACCGCCGCCACTGGATGCGCGCCGGGCTGATGCCGCGGCTGGCGGCGGCCGTCGCGGCGCTGCCCCTGCGCACCGAGTTGCTGGTCACCGAGGCGTACCCGGGCGCCCCGGCGCACACCGTGCTGCTGGTGCGGCCGGACGGCCATCTCGCCGCGGCGCTCTCCGGGGTGCGGCCGAGCGCGCTGTACGCGTGCGCGGACGCGGTCCGGGGCGGGAACGCGGCCAGGGGCGCCCCGGCGGAGGCCAGCGCACGGCGGTAG
- a CDS encoding putative leader peptide: MTDTCLPRFWRRVHLDLVRYAGCVCRPSC, from the coding sequence GTGACTGACACCTGCTTGCCTCGCTTCTGGCGGAGGGTCCATCTGGACCTGGTCCGCTACGCGGGCTGTGTCTGTCGTCCGTCCTGTTGA
- a CDS encoding cysteine dioxygenase, whose amino-acid sequence MPDVRTSPSSPVRPSAGLVTDPASDPVAPPSAAELLDFARRTAADAELVASLPLDPEGRTWLRLDGPGGSEAWLIGWPPGTGTGWHDHGGSHGAFVSAAGELNEQSLTARLPTEGWKTLELADGVDRERRLPAGQGRAFGPHHVHEVINPSDTEHAVSVHAYYPPLPLMRRYSRTGQTLRLEQVERPEEWG is encoded by the coding sequence GTGCCCGATGTACGCACTTCCCCCTCCAGTCCCGTGCGCCCCTCCGCGGGCCTCGTCACGGACCCCGCATCCGACCCCGTCGCCCCGCCCAGCGCCGCGGAACTGCTCGACTTCGCCCGCCGGACCGCCGCCGACGCCGAGCTCGTCGCCTCGCTTCCGCTCGATCCGGAGGGCCGCACCTGGCTGCGCCTCGACGGGCCGGGCGGCAGCGAAGCCTGGCTGATCGGCTGGCCTCCGGGCACCGGTACGGGCTGGCACGACCACGGCGGCTCCCATGGTGCCTTCGTCTCGGCGGCGGGTGAGCTCAACGAGCAGTCGCTCACCGCGCGTCTGCCCACCGAGGGCTGGAAGACCCTGGAGCTGGCCGACGGTGTGGACCGCGAGCGGCGGCTGCCCGCCGGGCAGGGCCGGGCCTTCGGACCACATCATGTGCATGAGGTGATCAACCCGTCCGACACCGAGCATGCGGTGTCGGTGCACGCCTACTATCCGCCGCTGCCGCTCATGCGGCGCTACAGCCGCACCGGTCAGACGCTGCGGCTGGAGCAGGTCGAGCGGCCCGAGGAGTGGGGATGA
- a CDS encoding rhodanese-like domain-containing protein: protein MGTTNTTKRSVDELLAEAREELDRLEPLDAAAAQVEGALLVDIRYAALRERDGTIPGALIVERNELEWRLDPQCDHRLPEATHHDLRVVVVCNEGYASSFAAVSLRRLGLARATDLTGGFQAWRAAGLPVG from the coding sequence ATGGGCACGACCAACACGACCAAGCGGAGCGTGGACGAGCTGCTGGCCGAGGCCCGCGAGGAGCTCGACCGGCTGGAGCCCCTCGACGCCGCCGCGGCGCAGGTCGAGGGCGCACTGCTGGTGGACATCCGGTACGCGGCGCTGCGGGAGCGCGACGGCACCATCCCGGGGGCGCTGATCGTCGAGCGGAACGAGCTGGAGTGGCGGCTCGACCCGCAGTGCGACCATCGGCTGCCCGAGGCCACCCACCACGATCTGCGGGTCGTGGTGGTGTGCAACGAGGGCTACGCGTCCAGCTTCGCCGCGGTCTCGCTGCGCCGGCTGGGGCTGGCGCGGGCGACCGATCTGACCGGCGGCTTCCAGGCGTGGCGCGCGGCGGGCCTTCCGGTCGGCTAA
- the recX gene encoding recombination regulator RecX: protein MTRRTEWPDGPGRPERPDRPDSGVPSLSRAEQGPPPGPEEQARAICLRLLTGTPRTRKQLADALRTRGIPDDAAQEVLSRFEDVGLIDDAAFAEAWVESRHHGRGLARRALARELRTKGVDSTLIDDAVGQLDADQEEQTARELVERKLRATRGLDREKRIRRLAGMLARKGYSEGLALRVVRRALEEEGEDPELLEYHLPDL from the coding sequence ATGACACGGCGGACCGAATGGCCGGACGGCCCAGGCCGTCCGGAGCGCCCGGACCGTCCGGACAGCGGCGTCCCCTCCTTGTCGAGGGCCGAGCAGGGGCCGCCGCCGGGCCCGGAGGAGCAGGCGCGGGCAATCTGCCTGCGCTTGCTCACCGGGACCCCGCGCACTCGTAAGCAGCTCGCGGACGCGCTGCGCACCCGGGGCATCCCCGATGACGCGGCGCAGGAGGTGCTGTCCCGGTTCGAGGACGTCGGTCTGATCGACGACGCGGCGTTCGCGGAGGCGTGGGTGGAGTCCCGGCACCACGGCCGAGGGCTCGCCCGGCGGGCGCTCGCCCGGGAGCTGCGCACCAAGGGCGTGGACTCCACCCTGATCGACGACGCGGTGGGACAGCTCGACGCCGACCAGGAGGAGCAGACCGCGCGCGAGCTGGTCGAGCGCAAGCTGAGGGCCACCCGTGGCCTGGACCGGGAGAAGCGGATACGCCGTCTCGCCGGGATGCTGGCCCGCAAGGGCTACTCCGAGGGGCTGGCGCTGCGGGTGGTGCGGCGCGCGCTGGAGGAGGAGGGGGAGGACCCGGAGCTGCTGGAGTATCACCTCCCGGATCTCTGA